The genomic window CGTCTGCGTGATGCCTTCCCCCTCAACGATGGTATAAAGCTTGTCTGCCGCAATATCGTGCAGTTCCTCGGTCGCTCCGCTGGGCCATTCGATCTTCACCTGTTTCATCGTCGTGGCGGCTCCAAGGCCGAAGTGAAGCCGCTGGTCGTTCGAGGACAGATAACTTCCCCCGGCACGCACCTCATCAATCTGAACCAGCATTCCGGCAGTGACCGTGGCACGCGCGCCGATCGCAGAGCGATTACTCTTTTTGCCTACCAAACGGAAGAGGACACGATGGTTCGCATTCTTCGTCTCGTTCAAAAACAGGGACGGCGGCCCACCCACGTTGTAGACCACCACGTCCACATTGCCGTCGTTATTGATATCACCAAACGCCGTGCCCCGTCGCGAATGCAATGGCCCATCGTTCAGGCCTGAGGCATCGGCAACCTCGTGAAACGTACCATCGCGCTGGTTCCGGTACAGATGAATCGGCTCGCGGTACTTCAGGTCGTGCGGCAGGTTGTCGACCATGGAGCTGACATTGCCATTGGCAACAAAGATATCCGGCCAGCCGTTGTTGCCGAAGTCTGCGAAGCCTGCTCCCCATGCCACAAGCTGGTCTGAAGCCTGCGTCAAACCTGCTACCGCAGCGCGGTCCGTAAAGCCGGTCTCGCCCTGATTTTTATAGAGGCTCATCGGCTGATATCCATAGCGAGTGACAACAAGATCGAGCGCGCCGGTGCGGTCGTAGTCCGCAAAATCCGCTGCCATGTTGCCCATGGAGCGGCCTTCAGCGCTCAACGCTGTACCGGAGATGAGGCCATCCTCTTCAAACGTGCCGTCATGTTTGTTGCGGTACAGAAAATTCGGCCCCATGTCGTTGTTGACGAAGAGATCGGGCCAGCCATCGTGGTCATAGTCTCCCCAGACGACGCCCATGCCGAGCCGCTTATCGGGGTTATCGACGCCTGCCTTCTGAGCCACCTCATCGAAGCTGCCGCCATTGTTATGGAAGAGCAGATCGGTCTCCCCGTTCAGCACCGGCACCTCCATCGGTAGCCCCTGATACTGAAATGCCCTTTCGCCAGGCTTCGGCAGATGGTTCAGATCGGTGTCCACATAGCGAGAGACGAAAAGATCGAGTTTGCCGTCGCGGTCATAGTCCGCCCACGCTGCCCCGGCACTGAAACCTCCGCCGCCTACCTTCTGCTGTGCCGTGACATCTTCAAACTTGCATCCGCCGAGGTTGCGGTAGAGCACATTATGGCCATAGCCGGTGACGTAGATATCGGGCAGTCCATCGTTGTCGAAGTCCCCAATGGCGATGCCCATTCCCCAGCCGCGCGTGGCCAGCCCGAACGCAAGCGTGACATCGGTGAAGTGTATAGGCCCACCTGGCTTCGTATCTTGATGGTAGAGCGTCACCATCAGGTCGCCGCCATGAAGATAGCTATCCACTGTGGAATCGGTTACCGTAACAATATCCAGCTTGCCGTCGTTATCACAGTCCAGCAATCCAACTCCGCCGCCCATCATCTCTACCAGATACTGCTTCACCGGAGCGGAGTGCGGCACGGTGGTGAGGCCAGCCTGTGGGCCGATATCGCGAAAGCGTACCCCCGACACAGACGAACTTTGCGCAGACGCTGTGATTGAGAGGAGCATCATCGCCGCAACCGCGCGCAGGCCTCTGCGAATGACAGTTTCAGGGTTGAACATCTGTACCCTTCTTCTCTGTATGCGCCAGTGACTGAGCGTACATGCTCGCCAGTTGTGGAGTAGTTGCAAGCGATGACTCGATAGGCCGAAGTGTCTGCACCACGGCAGCATAGTCCTTGACCATGAAGTAGCTGATGCCGAGAACCCGCCTCGCACCTGACTCCTGCGGATGCGCAGCAAGGTAGCGGCTCAGCGGCGGCACTGCCTGGGCATAAAGCTGTGCAGAAAACGCTGCCCTGCCCCAGTTATAGTCGAGCCCTTCGAGCGACGAATTCCACTTCGCAGCTTTCGCGAAGTACCCGGTTGCCGTTGCGAACTCGCTGGCTCCCGCAGCCATGGCTCCGAGATTGTTGTAGCTGTCCGCAATGGCTGGCACAGCACGCTTTGTGAAGTCGTCCAAGGCCTGCCGTGCCTTCACGTCCATCGGTGCGGGATCGGGCGGGCGCTGGAACGGTGCAATACTGGCCGCGTCACTTATAGGAGCGCCAGTCATTCTCGCCTGGTCTCGCAGCGAATTCATCTTCAGCAGGCTCGCGGAGATCTGCATCTCCTGCTTCGCTTCATCGACATGACCGGTTTGCACGAGTAGCCGTCCCAGTAGGTAGTGGGCACGCTGCACTTGGTAATGATTGCGAGAGAGATCCGTGCTCAGGGCGATAGCTTTGCGCAGAGCCAGCGCCGCATCCGCTGGCCGGTTCAGTTGAATGTATATCTGGCCCAGCAACAGAGGATTATCGGGATTGCGTGGATCGAGGCTTGCCGCACGTTTCAGATCTTCTTCTGCTTCAGGAAATCGACGGTCATTGAATGCTATATAGCCGAGTTGCGCCAGGCTGAAATAGTCATTCGGGTTCAACTCCAGTTCGCGATAAAACTCTTTAACCGCCTCCGGAAATCCGACCTGCCCCTGACTGAGCAGATACGAAGCGCCGAGACAGTAATGCGCCTCAGGCAAACGAGGATTGAGCGCGATGGCTTTCTTGAATTCTTCGATGGCAAGATCGGGATTCCCCGCCTCGGCATAGGCCCGGCCAAAGTCCAGGTGAATTGCCGCGGTATTGCCAAAGCCAGCAGACATTTCATTGAATAGCTTCGAGGCGTCTTTCGTATTGGACAACGCAAGATAGGCTGTCGCCAAAGCCAGTCCATTTTTGTAGTTCGGGTCCAGAGCAACTGCGACTTCCAACTGCTTGCGAGCTTCCTCATTTTCGTCGGTTTGCAACAGCGCCTCGCCAAAAATCAACCGCCCGGTTGAACTATCAGGATCGGCTGCAACAACGGCTGATGCCTGAGACTTTGCTGTGGGAATATCCCGAGCTAAAAGAGCTGCCTGAGCATAGGCGAGGCGCAGATCAGTGGCCTTATCCTCGGGGACAACAGCCAGCGCTTCTTCAAAGAACTTCGCTCCGCCAGGATAATCTCCTGCTCGAACGTAACCGTCGGCAAGATGGCGAAGCGTGTCCGTTAGAAAGCCCCGATATTCTCCTGTGGCAGTAGCCAGATCGCCAGCCGATTGAGCTCGTTGGGCGGCATCATACCTCTGCTGAAGATCGGGAGCGTGCGCAGACGCTTCATCCGCTCGCTGGCAAAGGCCCACCCTACCTGTGGCAGAGCAGAAGATCAGCAACGCCACAGCTCGCCAATAACTTCTCATAGCGTATTCCCGGAACTGACTGCTCCGTCCGGCAGCCTTTGTAAGTCTTACCAGCATTGAACCAAAGTATAGCGAAGGGCCATGACGACCTTCATCCAATTGCGATTTCTTCCATGCAGAAAAATGGGGCGACTCAAAGAGAGCCGCCCCACCTTGTTTTAAGAACAAGCTAGAAGTTGTACTTCAGAGCCAGTTCCATGGTGCGTTGTGCGTGTGCTCCAGTCTTGGTATCGAGGAAACCAAGCGTTTTGGAGTTAGAGCCTGTATTTACCGACAGGTCGTTGTTGTAGTGGAGAGCCAACTGGTTGCCGCCGCTGAACTGCGGCAGAGGATGGTTGATCCAGTTGAACGCCGAGGCACGGAACTGAAGAGTCTGATGCTCCGTGACATGGAACGTCTTGTATGCAGCCAGGTCGGTGTCGAAGAAGTCCGCCATCCTGTAGTAAGGAAGGTTCCGCGGCCCATTGCTTCCGACTGCCGGAGCTGCAAAGCAAGACTCGTTTACCCGCTGCATGCTCTTCAGATTAGCACCCGCATCGCAGGTCAGAACCGGCATGATCAGCTTCGGAGCCGAAGTACCGAAATAGGTAGCATCGCCTTTGCCTGTGATCGACAGTCCAAAGTTCGGGCTGTTGATCGCCTGCAGGTTGCCACCGGACTGCCACGACGTAATGCCCGAGAGCGTCCAGCCATTCGCCACACCACTGATGATGTGCGAATCGCCGTTGTAGACCCTGAGGAAGTTATACGAGTAGGAAGAGTTGAAGGCATAAGGACGGTCGATGCTCAGAACGCCATAGTTGCCGCGGAGAGAGAACGGATCGATCTGCTGACCGACTCCGAGAGTCTTGGACCAGGTGCCGTTGAAGTTGAACGTGAGACGGTCCGAGCGCTTGACCCAACTCAACTGCAAGCCGTTGTAGTTGGCATAGCCCGAGTTCGTGTTCACGAGGATCTGGTTGGTTCCATAGGTTGAGCCATAGGGGCGATAGTCCGCCTCTACGTTGTTTGGCGATCCCGGCCCACCAAGCTGCTCCGGATTGGGCGAGACGATACCTGTGTTCGGGTCTGGTAAGTAGAAAGCCCCGAGAGGAACCTTATTCTGGTTGGTGAATTCGGCAAACCCGCTGCCGGAGGTGCTTTCGCCGCCCATCACAAGTTGCGAACTGGAGCTGCCGACGTAGGCAACTTCTACCAACGATTTCCAAGGTGCCTGCTGCGAGACCGTCAGGTTGTAAGCACGGCTTTCAGGGACGCCATAGTCTGTTGGATTAAGTGCGTTGACCGAACCGTTGATATATCCGGGACCTCCAACAGTAGGCTTGGGGATCGAGCCAATCTGAGAGAGCAGAGCGAAGCTGCCGCCAGGCAGACCATAGCTCTGGATGCTCTGTGCCGTTGTCAAAGCGCCGGTGTAGTCGTTGTATTGATCGGTAAAGCGGTAGATGCCCCATCCGCCGCGGATCAGGGTCTTGCCTGTGCCAAAGAGGTCATAGGAGACTCCGAAGCGTGGAGAGACCAGAAGGAACCGGTCCGGCTGGCCGCTCTTGGGAATGCCGGGGTTGATGCCATGCCAGTAGACGCCGGGATCGAGCTTGCCGGACGCCTTGTCGGACGCAACGAGTGAAGGAATGAAGACCGCAAGGCCATTGCCCTGGCGATCGTACCAGTGGCCAATGTGGTCGAAGCGAACACCGTACTCGATGTTGAGACGCTGTGTCGCCTTCCATGAATCATTCACGTAGAAAGAGAACGTTTGATAGGCCATGTCGCTGACCGGCGAGGCATTATTCTCGCCGTAGCTGGTGACGTTGCCCAGCACGAAGTTTGCGGTCGGGTTGTTTGGTGAACCGAGCAGATTGCCGGTAAGAACATTTTTCTGCAAGGTACCACCAGCGCTAAAGCTGTTCAGTGCGCCATTCGGAGACTCCGATGCACCCTGAATATTGCCAACATTTTCAGCATAGACGCCGAACTTGATGGTGTGCGTGTTGATGACCTTGGTCATATCGTCGGAGAACGCAGGCATCTCTTTGCGAACGAGATACTTGCCATTTGCCGACTCGAAGATGTCCTGCTGCGAGAAGTCCGGGAAGGTCAAAGTTCCCGCACTGGAGTAGGACGGAATCAACTGAGAACCGGTGTTGAAGATGGTTCCGTAGCTGGTCGGATATTTAAGCGTCGTCTTGTACGCGCCCGAAGCAGAGGGCGGGCCAACCGGGAAGTTTCCCCAGCCCCAGCTCGCGATGAACTCATTGGTGAGCGTCGGGCTGAAGATATGGGTAAAGTGACCGGCAATCGACTTCGAGAAGGAGCTGCTGATCAGACCGCCGCCGGGATAGGGAATGGCGTTGCCTGGCGTCCAGTAGATGTGAGCGCCATTGCCCTGTGAGGGAGCGGCGTCCTGACCATACTGGTAGGAGACAAAGAAGCTGGTCTTGTCACTGAGGTTGTAGTCCACGCGAGCGCGGAAAAGGTAACCGTTGTGGGTTCCGGGGATGACCTGGTTGTAGTTGAATCCACCCTTGGTTGTGGCAGGGTTGGCGTTAGCTGCAGGCCAGATGCTGGCAAGAGAGGTAGCTCCCGGATCGAGGAATTGAGCAGGGATGATTCCAGCGGCACGGCTACCCTGACCGATGATGGTTCCATCGGGCAGAACCGTTCCGGTCAGGTCGTTACAGCCATTGGTGTTCGTTGCGAGCAGAGGGCCCTGGCAAAATGCCATATTTGCAGCAGTATTGGTAAAGTTACCCGCCATCATGTCAGCGGTAGGGATAAAGGACTGAAGGCGGTTCGAGTTACCCGTGTTCTGCAGGATGCGTTCGTAGCCAGTCCAGAACCGGAGCTTCTTATGGGTAAACGGAACCGGGCCGCCAAAGTTGCCGCCAGGGTAGTAGTAGTGAGCGCTTCCCTTGGGCGTTCCTGCGTTGTCGCTCTGCCAGTCATTGGCGTTTAAGATATCGTTGCGAGCATAAAAATAGCCTTCGCCGTGATAATCGGCGCCGCCTGATTTGCTGATGGCATTGATGACGACCGGACCACGCGGAGCGTCCGCACCGAAGTTCGAGGTCTGGACGCTGACTTCCTGCGTCATATCGGGGTTCAGAATCGCGATCGAGTTGCAATCGCAACCGGGATCGTCGACGTCGACGCCGTCGGAAAGCTGGCTGGTACCACCACGGTTGACCGCACCGTTGGCATTCAAGCCGTTACCGACCGCGCTCGAACCGACGCTGACAACCGTAGGATCAAACTGCGAACCGTTGTTGAGACCATTGGGAGTGTTGGTGACGCCGGGAAGCACCTTCAGCAGTTCTGAAAGGTTGCGGCCCTGGATGGCGAGCTGTTGAATGTCCTTGAAGTCGAGAATCGCAGCCCGCTGGCCATTTTCGACCGGGATGATCTGCGTATTCGCTTCGACGGTAACTGTCTCGTTGGTCTGACCGATGGTCAACGTCAGATCGGAGAGCTTGATGAGATCGGCCGCGTGCAGCACGATGCCGTGACGCTCATAGGACTTGAAGCCCTTCGCGTCGATCTTGACCGTATAGGTTGAGGGCAGCAACGCCGGAAAGGCAAAGTACCCGCTGTCGTTGCTGACGCTGTTGCGGGCCTCCTTGGTGGCCTCATTGGTCAAAGTAACGTCCGCACCGGGAACAACCGCGCCCGTCGAATCCGTTACCGTTCCATTGAGGGTTGCCGATACCTGGGCATCCGCGCTGGGCAGCGAGACCAGGAACAAAGCAAAAATAAACGCCAGGCCCATTGCTGCCTGTCGCCACAACTTCGGGAAACATCTCCCACGATTCTGCATAGATTGCATACTGCCTCCAAAAAACTTCCACTGCATCAATGCCCAACATCAGGCATACCCTTCAACCAGCGTCCACAGGCCAAACTGCGCCTGCACCGCTCTCCGGCACGATTCGTATCCGCCGGTTACTGCCCATCAGCTCCGCAAGTAGATACACCGGCATTGCCGACGTGCTAAAACGATTCAGTTTGACGTTGAATCGTTTACAGTACTGCAATAACGACTGTCAATAGTTTTTTACGGACATCAAAAGAAATAAGGAACTAGGCATAGATAATCGTTAAAATAAGCCGCTTTGGGGACCCAAGTCGGCTTATGACTGTAAAGATGAATCGATAAACTAAAGCGTTTTAGTGACAACCATGTTTACGTCTCTGCCTAAGCCATTGTCAAGAAAAAAATAGGGATACTGTGCCCTGTTCTACTTCCCGGCAGGCGCCGTGTAGTCTGATAAAGCGGCTCGCCGGAGCTGTTCCGCTGCGTTTCTCCCAGGACTAACGATTATCTTGACTCCGCTACTAAAAACCCATCTCGCCGCTCCTGACTGGCACGCATTCCTGCGGCGGGAGATTCCGTCCGGATCAAAGACCGGGCGCGAGCGATCTCTTGGGCTTCTGGCCGGAAAACGAGTCCTGATCACCGGCGCGGGTGGCTGTATCGGCTCAGCGCTGGCAAAGGCCATGGTGCAGTCAGGCGTGCGCGAGCTAATTCTGCTCGATACCTCTGAAGGAGCTCTCTACAACATTCATCAGGCTCTCGTCGGCCTGAAAATGAAGTCGCCGCACTTCCCTATCCTGGCCAGCGTCGGCGATACTGCGGCAATCACCAGCCTGTTCGAGCGTCATCGGCCGGAGATCGTGTTCCACGCCGCCGCCTTCAAGCATGTGCCGCTGATGGAGGAGAATCCCTTTGCCGCCGTGGCTAACAACGCCCTCGGCACCCAAATCCTTGCAGAGACAGCGGCAAAATACGGGTGCGAGCAATTACTGATGGTCTCGACAGATAAAGCGGTCGCCCCATCGAGCATCATGGGGGCCTCCAAGCGCATCGCCGAGCTAGTCCTGCTTGCGGCCTCTCCCACAGTTCCCACGAGCATGAAAGCGGTACGCCTGGGCAATGTGTTGGGCTCCTCGGGCAGCGTAGTTCCCCTCTTTGAGCGCCAGATCGCGCAGGGCGGCCCGGTCACGGTCTCGCACCCCGACGTACGCCGCTATTTCATGACGCTCACCGAAGCCGTGGACACTCTCCTCGGGGCGTTGTCGCCTGAAGCGCCTACCGGTGTCTCCGTGCCGGATCTGGGAGAGCCGATCCGCATCCTCGATCTCGCGCAATTCTTGATCGGCCAGCAGCAGGTGCCGATCGTCTTCACCGAACTCCGTCCCGGAGATAAGATGGAAGAGTCCTTGATCTCTCCGGCAGAGTCGTATCGAAATGCCTCAAGCGGCTCGCTGCGTGCGGTCAACAGCCCCGCGCTTTCTTCAGACGAGCTTTCTTCTTCACTAAACGATCTGCGAATAGCCATACTGCAAAACGACCTGCCTTCTCTGCTTGAAACAGTGCAACGCATCGTGCCGGAATATCGCCCCAGCCTCTTCCTCCGCACAGCCTCTGCCGCAATGGTGAATGCATGAAACGCACTATCGCTGTCGTCACCAGTTCGCGCGCGGACTATAGCCATCTCTACTGGCCACTAAAGGATCTCGCATCCCATCCTGACGTGGACTTAAAGCTCATCGTTCTCGCTGCACATCTCTCCCCGGCCTTCGGCAATACCGTGAACGAGATCGAACAGGACGGGTTCACTATAGCCTCGCGCATCGAGTGCCTGCTCAACTCCGACACCGACACTGGTATGGCGAAGACCCTCGGCCTCGCCGTACTTGGATTAGCCGACGTGCTCGCACAGATGCGCCCTGACCTTCTGCTGCTCATCGCAGACCGCTACGAGATGCTCGCGCCTGCGAGCGTCGCTCTGACACTGCGCATCCCGGTAGCTCACATCGAAGGCGGCGAGATTAGCGAAGGCGCCATCGACGACGCCGTCCGCAATGCTCTCACCAAGATGGCGCACATCCACTTCACCTCGACAGATGCAGCACGCGCGCGCGTCATCAGCATGGGCGAAGAGCCGTGGCGAGTGACCCGCGCGGGTGCGCCTTCGCTCGATCACATCACACGAAGCCAATTGCTGACGCGGTCACAGTTAGAGCAGGCGCTGAAGATAGACCTGAAACAAGCTCCAACCGTCGTGGCCTACCATCCCGTCACGCTCTTGCAGAACACGACCGAAGAAGCCGACGCCCTCTTCGCCGCGCTCGCACAGATCAAAGGGCAGATTATCTTCTGCTATCCCAACGCTGATGCAGGCAGCCATAGCCTGATGCAGCGCACCCATGAATTTATTCGGCAGCACACCGATGCGCATGTCTTTGTAAATCTCGGCGCTGTCACTTATTGGAGCCTGCTGAAACAGGCTGGCCTACTCCTCGGCAACTCCAGCAGCGGCATTATGGAAGCTGCATCGTTTGCGCTGCCCGTGGTCAACGTTGGCCTCAGGCAATATGGCCGCGAGCGAGCGCCCAACGTCCTCGACGCCGATCCCAATGTCGATTCCATCCTCGATAAAATCTCCACAGCGCAAAGCGCAGCCTTCCACGAATCGCTGCGCGGCATGACGAACCTCTATGGCGACGGCCGCGCCGCAGAACGAATCGTGGATGTCCTCACTACGGTTCCCATCGAAGGCTTACTTCGCAAGCGAGCCAGCTCCGTCCAATCATGACGATCCCTCTCTCCTCCACGGACATTACCGACGCCGAAATCGAAGCCGTCACTGCTGTTTTGCGTACCTCGCGGCTCAGCCTCGGGCCGCAGATGGTAGCGTTCGAAGATGCGATGGCGAATTACATTGGCACTTCGCACGCCATCGCTGTCAGTTCAGGAACCGCCGGGCTGCATCTCTGCATCAAGGCGCTCGGCATCGGCGAAGGCGACGAGGTCATCGTACCTTCCTTCACCTTCATCGCCGCCGCCAACGCCATTCGCTACGAGGGTGCCCAGCCTGTCTTCGTCGACATCGATGCCGAATCGCTGAATATGTCTCCTGCCAGCATCGAGCAGGCAATCACTCCAAAGACCCGCGCAATCCTCGTCGTGCACACCTTCGGTCGTCCTGCCGAGATGGAGGCCATCATGGACATCGCCAGCCGCCATCATCTTCTCGTTATCGAAGACGCCTGCGAAGCCATCGGCGCAACCTATCAGGGACGCAAGGCTGGCTCGTTCGGCGACGCCGCAGTCTTCGCCTTCTACCCCAACAAGCAGATCACGACCGGCGAAGGCGGCATGGTCGTCACTCGACGATCAGAGCTGGCAGCGCACATCCGCGCACTGCGCAACCAGGGCCGCTACGACAGCACGGACTGGCTGCAACACGCTGAAGTCGGCTACAACTATCGCCTCTCGGAGATCAACTGCGCCCTCGGCCTCGCGCAGCTTCAGCGAATCGAAGCCATACTGCAACAGCGCGATAAAGTAGCCCGTCAATATCAGCAGTCCCTCGCAGAAATAAATGGCCTCATCCTCCCTGCAACAGACGTCCCCGGCATACGCATCAGTTGGTTCGTCTACGTCGTCCGCCTCGAAGCCACATTGACAGAAGCAGGCCGTGACAGCATCGTTGCCAAGCTAACCAACGCAGGCATCGGCTGCGGACGCTACTTCGCTCCCATCCATATGCAACCGAGCTATGCTGCATGGCGCAACTCGGCTGCACTTCCTGTAACCGAAGCACACGCCAGCCGCACCATCGCCCTTCCTTTCTTCAATCGCATCACCGAAGATGAAATTGCACAGGTTAGCGATACTCTGCGCAGTGCACTTCTCCAGATACAAGATAGATAGACCCATGAGCGATCTAGTCCTGCAACCCGCCGTCGATCTGCTGGCAATGATCTCCGCCCGCAAGCTCTCTCCCCTCGAACTCGCCGAGGAACACATCCTTCAGATCAAGCGGCTGAACCCGCAACTCAACGCCCTCATCGACTTCGACGAGCAGCGAGTTCGTTCCCAGGCCATCGCTCTCGAAAAAGCCGCGCCAACCGGCCCGCTTCACGGCCTTCCCATGACGATCAAGGCCTGCATTGCCGTAGCCGGTCATCGTTGTGAGACAGGAAGCATATTCAACAAGGGACACATTCCCCGCGAAGACGCCATCATCGTCGAGCGCAGTAAGCAAGCAGGCGCAGTCATTCTCGGCACCACAAACTGCCCCGAATTCCTGATGGCCTACGAGACCGACAATCTCCTCTATGGCCGCACTTCAAACCCGTGGGATCTCACTCGCACC from Granulicella sp. L56 includes these protein-coding regions:
- a CDS encoding DegT/DnrJ/EryC1/StrS aminotransferase family protein, which gives rise to MTIPLSSTDITDAEIEAVTAVLRTSRLSLGPQMVAFEDAMANYIGTSHAIAVSSGTAGLHLCIKALGIGEGDEVIVPSFTFIAAANAIRYEGAQPVFVDIDAESLNMSPASIEQAITPKTRAILVVHTFGRPAEMEAIMDIASRHHLLVIEDACEAIGATYQGRKAGSFGDAAVFAFYPNKQITTGEGGMVVTRRSELAAHIRALRNQGRYDSTDWLQHAEVGYNYRLSEINCALGLAQLQRIEAILQQRDKVARQYQQSLAEINGLILPATDVPGIRISWFVYVVRLEATLTEAGRDSIVAKLTNAGIGCGRYFAPIHMQPSYAAWRNSAALPVTEAHASRTIALPFFNRITEDEIAQVSDTLRSALLQIQDR
- a CDS encoding CRTAC1 family protein, producing the protein MFNPETVIRRGLRAVAAMMLLSITASAQSSSVSGVRFRDIGPQAGLTTVPHSAPVKQYLVEMMGGGVGLLDCDNDGKLDIVTVTDSTVDSYLHGGDLMVTLYHQDTKPGGPIHFTDVTLAFGLATRGWGMGIAIGDFDNDGLPDIYVTGYGHNVLYRNLGGCKFEDVTAQQKVGGGGFSAGAAWADYDRDGKLDLFVSRYVDTDLNHLPKPGERAFQYQGLPMEVPVLNGETDLLFHNNGGSFDEVAQKAGVDNPDKRLGMGVVWGDYDHDGWPDLFVNNDMGPNFLYRNKHDGTFEEDGLISGTALSAEGRSMGNMAADFADYDRTGALDLVVTRYGYQPMSLYKNQGETGFTDRAAVAGLTQASDQLVAWGAGFADFGNNGWPDIFVANGNVSSMVDNLPHDLKYREPIHLYRNQRDGTFHEVADASGLNDGPLHSRRGTAFGDINNDGNVDVVVYNVGGPPSLFLNETKNANHRVLFRLVGKKSNRSAIGARATVTAGMLVQIDEVRAGGSYLSSNDQRLHFGLGAATTMKQVKIEWPSGATEELHDIAADKLYTIVEGEGITQTVELNEPGN
- the neuC gene encoding UDP-N-acetylglucosamine 2-epimerase; amino-acid sequence: MKRTIAVVTSSRADYSHLYWPLKDLASHPDVDLKLIVLAAHLSPAFGNTVNEIEQDGFTIASRIECLLNSDTDTGMAKTLGLAVLGLADVLAQMRPDLLLLIADRYEMLAPASVALTLRIPVAHIEGGEISEGAIDDAVRNALTKMAHIHFTSTDAARARVISMGEEPWRVTRAGAPSLDHITRSQLLTRSQLEQALKIDLKQAPTVVAYHPVTLLQNTTEEADALFAALAQIKGQIIFCYPNADAGSHSLMQRTHEFIRQHTDAHVFVNLGAVTYWSLLKQAGLLLGNSSSGIMEAASFALPVVNVGLRQYGRERAPNVLDADPNVDSILDKISTAQSAAFHESLRGMTNLYGDGRAAERIVDVLTTVPIEGLLRKRASSVQS
- a CDS encoding carboxypeptidase-like regulatory domain-containing protein, giving the protein MWRQAAMGLAFIFALFLVSLPSADAQVSATLNGTVTDSTGAVVPGADVTLTNEATKEARNSVSNDSGYFAFPALLPSTYTVKIDAKGFKSYERHGIVLHAADLIKLSDLTLTIGQTNETVTVEANTQIIPVENGQRAAILDFKDIQQLAIQGRNLSELLKVLPGVTNTPNGLNNGSQFDPTVVSVGSSAVGNGLNANGAVNRGGTSQLSDGVDVDDPGCDCNSIAILNPDMTQEVSVQTSNFGADAPRGPVVINAISKSGGADYHGEGYFYARNDILNANDWQSDNAGTPKGSAHYYYPGGNFGGPVPFTHKKLRFWTGYERILQNTGNSNRLQSFIPTADMMAGNFTNTAANMAFCQGPLLATNTNGCNDLTGTVLPDGTIIGQGSRAAGIIPAQFLDPGATSLASIWPAANANPATTKGGFNYNQVIPGTHNGYLFRARVDYNLSDKTSFFVSYQYGQDAAPSQGNGAHIYWTPGNAIPYPGGGLISSSFSKSIAGHFTHIFSPTLTNEFIASWGWGNFPVGPPSASGAYKTTLKYPTSYGTIFNTGSQLIPSYSSAGTLTFPDFSQQDIFESANGKYLVRKEMPAFSDDMTKVINTHTIKFGVYAENVGNIQGASESPNGALNSFSAGGTLQKNVLTGNLLGSPNNPTANFVLGNVTSYGENNASPVSDMAYQTFSFYVNDSWKATQRLNIEYGVRFDHIGHWYDRQGNGLAVFIPSLVASDKASGKLDPGVYWHGINPGIPKSGQPDRFLLVSPRFGVSYDLFGTGKTLIRGGWGIYRFTDQYNDYTGALTTAQSIQSYGLPGGSFALLSQIGSIPKPTVGGPGYINGSVNALNPTDYGVPESRAYNLTVSQQAPWKSLVEVAYVGSSSSQLVMGGESTSGSGFAEFTNQNKVPLGAFYLPDPNTGIVSPNPEQLGGPGSPNNVEADYRPYGSTYGTNQILVNTNSGYANYNGLQLSWVKRSDRLTFNFNGTWSKTLGVGQQIDPFSLRGNYGVLSIDRPYAFNSSYSYNFLRVYNGDSHIISGVANGWTLSGITSWQSGGNLQAINSPNFGLSITGKGDATYFGTSAPKLIMPVLTCDAGANLKSMQRVNESCFAAPAVGSNGPRNLPYYRMADFFDTDLAAYKTFHVTEHQTLQFRASAFNWINHPLPQFSGGNQLALHYNNDLSVNTGSNSKTLGFLDTKTGAHAQRTMELALKYNF
- a CDS encoding polysaccharide biosynthesis protein: MTPLLKTHLAAPDWHAFLRREIPSGSKTGRERSLGLLAGKRVLITGAGGCIGSALAKAMVQSGVRELILLDTSEGALYNIHQALVGLKMKSPHFPILASVGDTAAITSLFERHRPEIVFHAAAFKHVPLMEENPFAAVANNALGTQILAETAAKYGCEQLLMVSTDKAVAPSSIMGASKRIAELVLLAASPTVPTSMKAVRLGNVLGSSGSVVPLFERQIAQGGPVTVSHPDVRRYFMTLTEAVDTLLGALSPEAPTGVSVPDLGEPIRILDLAQFLIGQQQVPIVFTELRPGDKMEESLISPAESYRNASSGSLRAVNSPALSSDELSSSLNDLRIAILQNDLPSLLETVQRIVPEYRPSLFLRTASAAMVNA
- a CDS encoding tetratricopeptide repeat protein; translated protein: MRSYWRAVALLIFCSATGRVGLCQRADEASAHAPDLQQRYDAAQRAQSAGDLATATGEYRGFLTDTLRHLADGYVRAGDYPGGAKFFEEALAVVPEDKATDLRLAYAQAALLARDIPTAKSQASAVVAADPDSSTGRLIFGEALLQTDENEEARKQLEVAVALDPNYKNGLALATAYLALSNTKDASKLFNEMSAGFGNTAAIHLDFGRAYAEAGNPDLAIEEFKKAIALNPRLPEAHYCLGASYLLSQGQVGFPEAVKEFYRELELNPNDYFSLAQLGYIAFNDRRFPEAEEDLKRAASLDPRNPDNPLLLGQIYIQLNRPADAALALRKAIALSTDLSRNHYQVQRAHYLLGRLLVQTGHVDEAKQEMQISASLLKMNSLRDQARMTGAPISDAASIAPFQRPPDPAPMDVKARQALDDFTKRAVPAIADSYNNLGAMAAGASEFATATGYFAKAAKWNSSLEGLDYNWGRAAFSAQLYAQAVPPLSRYLAAHPQESGARRVLGISYFMVKDYAAVVQTLRPIESSLATTPQLASMYAQSLAHTEKKGTDVQP